A window of Nocardiopsis sp. Huas11 genomic DNA:
CGCGCAGGTCCTCAGCAGCGAAGACCGCAGTCACGGTGACCGGCTTGCGCACCCAGCACGGGTATTCCTTTCCCCCCTTCTGCTGCGTCACCGTCAACTTCTCGTACCTGCCCATCTCCGCGCGCACGACCAGCCGCGCGCCGTCCGGTAGATCGGCGTTGACCGACACCCCTAGGGAAGAGGGGTCGAACGCGTTCGCCAGGCTCAGGTCGAGATCCTCGTCGGCACTGTCGTCAGTGCTGCCGCTGACCGGGGCGAGCTTCTTGAAGTGTTGCTCCATGACCGTGTCGGAAATGGAGGGCTCACTGAGTTCACCGGTCACGGTGAGACCGGGGGTACCTCCGACTCTGGATTCTTCAGACTGCCCTGCGCGCGTACCCTCGGAGTCCTTGAGGGCTGGGTAGAGCACGCCGACGCCGTATCGGTTGGTCGGTCGGACACCAGTCAGGATCTCCTCGCCGGTCTCGGCGTCAAACCAAACCTTAGTGGCCGCCTCCTCATCGGGAACTACAGGCCGGTCCGGGTCGATGGGGAGGCGTCCGGGGCGGCGTGGGCCCGGGCCCACGAGCTCATGCACCAGTCCCCGGTGCATGTCCTCGCGGGACTCGTGAAAGGTGGTCACGTGTGGTCCTCTCCGCCGGTCATGGCCTGCAACATGTCACCGACCGCTTTCTTGTGCGCGAGCACCACAAGCCGGTCCGCTGCCCTGCTCATCCCGATGTAGAGCAGGAATCGGTAGCGGTCTGAGTCCGCGGAATCGATGTCGGTAATGACAACGGCTGGTGCGTCCAACCCCTTGAACGCGTGCACGGTGCTGTAGGAGGTGCGCTTTCCGTGTCGGCCGTAGGGGGCGATTCGGCCACTCGTCGCGCTGTCGCGCATGCGCATGACCATCCCGTCCTTTCTCGGGGAGAGCACGACGATCTGCTCTGCGGGGTAGTGGTTCTCGCGCAGCTCTTTCAGAGCAGAGATCAGGTGCCCTTCCTGCTCCCGGTCATCGCTGTAGGCGAGCACTGTGACGTCGATCTCGTCATCCGGGCGCCGGAATCCCGCGTAGAGCCCTTCAAGCCCACAGGCTTTCATGGCCATATGCCCGATCCGGGGGGTATTGCGGCAGTTCCGGTAAAGGCGGTGCTGGTGGTGTTGGGGTGAACGCTGATCGAGCAGTACTCGACCATCCTCGGACCCGTAGATCGCCTGTTGGTCGAAGTCACCGAACATGAGCCAGTTCCCGCCGGCCAGCCCGCCCGGCACCAGCAGATCCAGAAGGTCCAGGTAGCTCTCGTGGGCGCATAGGTCCTGTGCCTCGTCCACGATCAGCAGATCGCACTCCCAACCACCGTTTTCCAGCAGGATGTTGGCTGCCAGTTCCGGGAGCTCCTCCTCCCACCATTGCCTGCCGGGAGACGGGGGCGCATGGGCACCGGTCACCTCCAGCATCAGGCTGTGCAGCGTGGAGACGGATACCTCGGGGCTATCGCCTAGCGTGTCGGCCATCCACCCTGCGAGCGCATTGTTGAAGCAGAGCACGCGGACCTTGAGCCCTTTGCCAGTCGCACGCCTAGCGGCCTCCACGGCCAGGAAGGTTTTGCCGGTACCGGCGGCCCCGGTGAAGAGGACACGGCGTTGGTCCTCCATCACGTCTAGGGCCTCCAACTGCTCGTCCAGGAATCTGACCCGTTCGGTGTCACGGGCTTCCCGGATGTCTGCGGGGAGAACTCCAGCCTCAAAGGTGGGTCGCAGCTCCTGCGCGATCCGTCGGCACTGGGCGGTGTCGGGGCCCGTAGCCGAGGCGGCAAAGCGCGAAGTCTTCTCCGCTAGATGGTCCCGGTTGTGACGCATAACCTCGGCCAGGGTCGTGGAGACCGGCGGTCTGAGGTCTGCGCGGTCGAGCAGTTGCCAGTCATGCCACTCCAGATTCGTGCCCAGGACGGACGCGTTGGCGCTGGTGAACCATACGGCCCATCCCAGGGGGACGTCACGCAGGTCCATTCCCTTGCGATGGAGGAACTCGAGAATGCTGTACATCTGGCCCTTTGCCTGACCGAAAGGACTCCGCTGGGTTGGTGCGTCGCTGCCCAAGTGCCACAGGCCCTCCCCGTCTCGGCGCACCCTGCGATGCGACTTGACCTCGAGGCAGAGCACTCCCAGCTCCGGTGCGATGACGACGAAGTCCGCCTCTCCCGCTACTTGGCGCTGGTGCTTGGCGATGTCCAAGGAATGGAGGACGGTCCAGCCCTCGGTACCGGGGTCCTCTCGGAGCCGGTCGAAGAGCCGTTTCTCGCCCGGCGGCGAGTCTGGGTGGGGGACCGGCGGGATCATACGAGCCATGGGGTTCCTTGGACTCGGAGCGGACGTCGGACTATTGAGGAGGGGACCGACTTGGGATCGGGACTGATCGCCAGGACCTGAAAGGCCACCATCTCGGCCGTTTCGGGGAACTCTGGGAGGGCCAGGGCCTGATGGCCTTCGACACGCAACTGTGTGAGGTCCCTGGCCTCGGCTTCACCCTCCAAAGCCCGAGCCAGGCTGTGTGCCGCCCTGGAGTGAGCGCTGCGCAGGAACTTGCCGGCTTCCACATAGCGTGCGGGTTCAGGCGCTCCAAGTGCTCGGAGCAGCGCCAGGAAGTCTTGGTCGCGCTGTGGTCGCAGGCAGTCCTCAGTCAACCAGTACGCGGGGTTCACTGTGATCGCACCCTGATTGCGCACCCGTCGCTTGAGATCATCAGGCCCTTCACTCTTCAAAGCGCGGTCCAAGCGTGCTTTCCAGTCCGCTTGTAGTCGGCGGACCTCAGAGCGTTTAGAGCCCAGGTGAGTGTCTGTGACACGCCGGGGGACGGCCTGGCCTTCACCGTTAGCGCGGAGCAGTAGAAACATGCCTGGGGCGAGTTCGGCTAGGGGGAGGCTGACGATCCGCTCTCCTTCGGGAGCGTTCGGGAGCAGACGCCGGACGGCGTGGCCCTCTTCCGGAAGCCACGCGGCCCGGTCACCTCCGAGTAGGACCAGTCTCGCCGACACACGGTGAACCGTCTCTGTGCCCATCTCGAGTTCGTCATCCGGGTCGAACGCCCGGGTCCTGCGGATAATGGCCGACCAGTCGATTTCCGAGGTCAACTCCCCCGCTGGAATTGGCTCCCATTCCGCGCGGCCGGTAGCCGGGTGAGCCTCAGGTTCAGGTGCCGGGGACGGCACCGGGCGATTTTCCTCCACTGCTGGGATCGCCACGGAACGCACCTTGACAGTGATGGGGCGGGTCGGCCTCACCTCGGGGGCGAAGAGGCCGTGGAATTCGTCGTCATCCCGAATCCAGTCAGGTTGGATGATGACGGTCTCGTCCGCCCGCGACGCGGTGACCAGGGACGCGCCCAGCCAGGAGACAGGGCCCATCAGCACCGCGAAGTCCCATGTCCCCCTCGCCTGGTGGAGGTACTCTCGGGGGCTCAGTACTGGCCGTGGGTGGGAGCTCGAGGCCAGCCAGGAGCCGAGGGATACCGCGGTGCGGTGGTTGCCAATGACCACGCAAGTGCTTTCCGGGTCACCGACCTCCACACACTCCATCAGGGCATCGCGACGCGCCCGGTTGTTCGAAGACAGCAGAGCGGTTCTGGCGTCCATCATCTCTCGGAGAAGCTCTTCCCTGAAGGTATCGAGGCTGCCGAACAAAGGCGCGGTCAGTTCAGGCAGTGGCTTCAGGAGGTCGGCGGTGACGGAGTCAGGGGAGCTGAACGGCACGGGGTCGATCACACTGCGCCAGCGCGCGGCGACGGCGCGGCCAATAAGTTCACTCCACTCCAGGTCGGATGCCTCCTCCTCAAGGTCGTGGTGCAGATCCCCGACCGCCCGGACGAAGCGATGCCCGTTCCGGTCCGGGACCAAATGGCGGGTGACCGACGGCCGCCGGGCGGTGCAGTAGAGAGCGTCGGTAGCAAAAAGCGGATTCATTCGTCCCTCCCGAAGGCCAGGAGTTCACATCCGGGAGGCGGAGACCAGGACACGTCGGTCGGCCCCAACGTGTCGAAACCGCTGTGAGCACGGTTCTGCAGCAGAGTCTGGGCCGCCCATTCTGCACCGGGGGCCGACCTGTCCAGGACCGAAAGAACCACGGGCGCCCGGCACTCGTGAAGCCACTGACTCGTGGCCCGGGCTCCGTTGAGGATAATGAGCTCGGGTGGGTGCTCCCAGGGTTCCCAGGCAGGAGCGTCCGTGTCGACCGAGGCGAAGAAACTACGCCAGCCCAGGGGATCGTCTTGGCGGTGGGGCCGGACGAAAGCGCTCAGAGGGAAGGGCTCCTGCTGGCCCGTGGGAGTGATGGCGACGTCGATCTCCTGGGACAGTCGGCTCACTGATCCGATGACAACTAGCGTCTGACTCCACGAGGTGATGAATGGCAGTGGCTCACGGCCGTTCAGGGCACTTCTGAGCTGGCGCGTCTCGGGGGAGTCCAAGATCGGGGTGAGAGGAAGGTTCACGTCCTTGATGCCCACCCC
This region includes:
- a CDS encoding nuclease-related domain-containing DEAD/DEAH box helicase, translated to MARMIPPVPHPDSPPGEKRLFDRLREDPGTEGWTVLHSLDIAKHQRQVAGEADFVVIAPELGVLCLEVKSHRRVRRDGEGLWHLGSDAPTQRSPFGQAKGQMYSILEFLHRKGMDLRDVPLGWAVWFTSANASVLGTNLEWHDWQLLDRADLRPPVSTTLAEVMRHNRDHLAEKTSRFAASATGPDTAQCRRIAQELRPTFEAGVLPADIREARDTERVRFLDEQLEALDVMEDQRRVLFTGAAGTGKTFLAVEAARRATGKGLKVRVLCFNNALAGWMADTLGDSPEVSVSTLHSLMLEVTGAHAPPSPGRQWWEEELPELAANILLENGGWECDLLIVDEAQDLCAHESYLDLLDLLVPGGLAGGNWLMFGDFDQQAIYGSEDGRVLLDQRSPQHHQHRLYRNCRNTPRIGHMAMKACGLEGLYAGFRRPDDEIDVTVLAYSDDREQEGHLISALKELRENHYPAEQIVVLSPRKDGMVMRMRDSATSGRIAPYGRHGKRTSYSTVHAFKGLDAPAVVITDIDSADSDRYRFLLYIGMSRAADRLVVLAHKKAVGDMLQAMTGGEDHT